One segment of Zonotrichia albicollis isolate bZonAlb1 chromosome 4, bZonAlb1.hap1, whole genome shotgun sequence DNA contains the following:
- the FMC1 gene encoding protein FMC1 homolog yields the protein MAALGAPLRTLRALLRELRHAAGSSYRDSPAYRHVLAGFRAHRVTSEKLCRAQQELHFQAATYLCLLRSVREHEALHREYHGRGERSPQEVAGLVGFRLPQQPGGKG from the exons ATGGCGGCGCTGGGAGCCCCGCTGCGCACCCTGCGCGCGCTCCTGCGCGAGCTGCGCCACGCCGCCGGCAGCTCCTATCGCGACAGCCCCGCCTATCGGCACGTGCTCGCTGGCTTCCGCGCACACCGG GTGACCAGCGAGAAGCTGTGCCgggcccagcaggagctgcacttCCAGGCCGCCACCTACCTGTGCCTGCTGCGCAGCGTCCGGGAGCACGAGGCCCTGCACCGCGAGTACCACGGCAGGGGAGAGCGCTCGCCGCAGGAGGTCGCCGGGCTCGTGGGCTTCAGACTGCCGCAGCAGCCgggagggaagggctga